Below is a genomic region from Streptobacillus felis.
AAACAGCTATGATACTATATGGAATTTACTTTATGCTTACTTTAGTAGAGGTAATATTACTAATGCTAGGTAAGATGAGCCTATATGAAGCAATGCTTCATGCCTTCTCAACAGCTGGTACAGGTGGATTTTCAACAAGAAATGCATCTATTGCGGCCTTTAACAGTGCATATATAGAATATGTAATGTCGATATTTATGCTTTTATTTGGTATAAACTTTAATATATATTTCTACTTATTAATTAGAAACTTTACCTATGTATTTAAAAATGAAGAATTAAGATACTATATAGGAATAATAATATTTGCGGTAGCAACTATTACCTTCAATATTAAAAACAGTTTTGATACTATAGAACAAGCTTTTAGAGCAGCCCTATTCCAGGTTAGTGCAATAATAACTACTACAGGATTTGTTACACAGGATTTCAATTTATGGCCTAGCTATAGTAAGATATTATTAGTTCTATTAATGATAATGGGAGCTTGTGCAGGTTCTACAGGTGGAGGAATAAAAGTATCAAGAGTATTGATACTATTTAAAGAAATAAAGCTATCTATTAAAAAGCTAATTAATCCAAGAATAGTTAATCTTTTAAGTATAGATAATAAGAAAATAGAATTAGATGTAAGACATGGAACTTTAATATTCATAATACTTTATTGTTTAATATGCGTATTATCAATAATGCTAATATCTTTAAACAATTTTGATTTTGAAACTACAGTAACTGCTGTACTAACTACATTAGGTAATACAGGACCAGGACTTGGTGCAGTAGGACCAGTTGAAAATTTTGCAAAGTTTTCATCTTTTTCAAAAATTATACTAAGTATAAATATGTTAGTAGGAAGATTAGAAATATTGCCAGTAGTATTTTTATTCTCACCTAGTATTTGGAAGAGTGTTAGAAGTTCTAACAAATAGGCAGTAAATCATTTGATTTACTGTTTTTTTCCAAACAAAAAAACATTGACCAAATTATTTAATTTTTGTATAATAACAAAATAAGAAAGGAGAGTTTATGAAGAGTTTATCAAAAAAAGATTTTAGATATATAAGTATAATGATTTTTGGGCTGTATTTTGGAGCAGGAAATTTAATTTTTCCACCATTTTTAGGCAAGGAGGCAGGGACAAATTCAATAATAGCATTACTATTTTTCTCAATAACAGCAATAATTTTCCCTATCTTAGGAGTTATAGCCATTTCTAAATTTGGAGATATAAATAAGTTTTCTAATATGGTAGGACCATTATTTACATTAATATTTACAACATCTATATATTTAACTATAGGGCCTGGACTTGCCATACCAAGAAATGGGTCACTTTCATTTGAAATTGCAATACTACCATATATTTCGAATATAAATGACATAGTAATATATAGACTAATATATACCATAATATTTTTCTCTATAGTATATTATTTATCTATGAATCCTAAAAAAATAGTAACAACTTTAGGTAAAATACTTACGCCAACATTATTATTACTTATACTAATAATGTTTTTAGGAGTAGTATTTAAACCACTTAATCTTACATCTCCTATAGGAGATTATGCCACAGGTCCTTCTGTAAAGGGATTTCTTCAGGGATATAATACTATGGATGCTCTTGCAGGTTTAAACTTTGGTATTACTATAGCATTTTCAATAAAGAGCTTAGGTATAAAAGATGAAAAAAAAATTACCAAAATAACGACACAAACAGGTATAGTAGCAGGATTTATACTATTTATAGTTTATTCTATGCTTACATATATAGGTGCATCAACAGCAGGAATTTTTCCTGATACAAAAACAGGAGCAGATATATTAGTAAATGTAATAAAAATGAATTATGGAATAATTGGAACATTGATTTTAGGAGCTATTTTTTTTATAGCTTGTTTATCAGTTAGTGTTGGTTTAATAACATCTATAGGTCAGTATTTTCATCACACTTATCCTAAGATTTCATATAGAAAATGGGCAATACTATATATTTTAATATCATTTGCTTTAGCTAACTTTGGATTACAAACTATATTAAAAATATCTATACCAATACTTTTATCTATATATCCTGTTTCTTTAGTTTTAATATTACTTGGTCTATTTTCAAGTTACTTTGATAATTCAAGACTAGTATTTAAGATTACTATATATATAACAGCTATCTTTAGTATAGGGATGGTATTAAACGGATATGTTAACCATATATTAGACCCAATATTTTCTTACCTTCCTTTCTATAAAGTAGACTTAGGATGGATAGTTCCTACTTTAATTGCATTTTTACTAAGCTTACTTATTCATAAGGTTAAAAAAAATGGATAAAATTAAAAGTTTTCTTTTTTCTAAACAAGAAGAAAAATACAAAGAATTTACCAAAAAATTAAATCCTACATTAGATGAAGATAAAATAATTGGAGTAAGAGTACCTGAACTTAGAAAATATGCTAAGGAAATATATAAAGAAGACAGAGAATATGTAGAAGAATATTTAGAAAAACTTCCACATAAATATCTAGAGGAATATCAAATTCATATGTATTTACTTGATAATGAAAAGGATATTAATATCTTAATAGATAAAACAGAAAAAGTATTAAAATACATAGATAATTGGCCAATTTGTGATATAGGGATGGGGAAGATATCTAAAAAATATCCAGAAATAGTAGAAAAAAAGATATTTGATTGGTTAAAATCAGATCATACTTTCACTGTTAGATTTGCCATAGTAGTATTAATTACTAATTTCATCAAACAAAATTTTAAAATAGAGCATATAAAAAGACTATCTAAAATAAAAAGAGATGAATACTATATTAACATTGCTATAGCTTGGTACTTTGCAGAATGTTATTCTAAACATGAAGAAGAGGTGTTAATATGTTTAGAAAACAAAGAAATAGAGAATGTCTGGGTACATAACAAGACTATACAGAAAATAAGAGAAAGTTTAAAGGTAGAAAAAGGCAAAAAAGAATATTTAAAAACATTAAAAATTGGAGCTATAAAAAAATAGCTCCAAATTTAATTAAAAAGTATATCCAGCCTGTATACCAAAATTACCCTTACCATATCCAACATATGCTCCAATATTGTATCTTTCATTAACTTTAATTCCACCAGATACTAATCCAAGACCATCAAATACAGCATTTTTTTCACCGTTACTAGATACATCAGATCCCCCACCTATACCGGCTTCAGCTCCAACAAAACCTGATATTTTTTCAGTAATTTTAAAGTTTACATGAACTTCAGCACCTATTAAAGCTCTAACTTTTGCTCCAGAATAATACATTTTCTTGATTTGTGGTCCTGCAACTACAGTAAATTTAGGTCCAAAGGCCACATTAATATCATGTCTAATTTCACTTCTCCATTCAGGTAAAATTGCAACATTTAATGGTAATATAACTTCATCAGCCTTTCCAACACCAACTCCACCTTCAACTTTAACTCTAGGACCTTCTACATAGGCACCAAAAGATGAAACGCTTACTAATAATGATAATGTTAATAAAAATTTTTTCATAATATATATTCCTTTCTCTTTTTTATTATTATACCACAGCAAAGCTATTAAATCAAAAACACTTAATTGTTGTAAAAAAACGGTAAATAGTGTAAAATATGTGTATGAAAGAAATAGAAGAATATATAAAGTACTCAATACTATTCATATATTACAAGGAACTTTTTTCTGATAAACAGAAAAAGTACTTATCTGCATATTTAGAGGAGGATAATTCATTAACAGAAATAGCAGAAGCTTTTAATGTAAGTAGACAGGCAGTTTTCGATAACATTAAAAGAGGATGTAAACAGCTAGATAAATATGAAAGTTTACTTGGAGTTATGGAAAGAGAAGAGAATATAATAATTAATTTGAAATGGTTAAGAGATAATTTCTCAAAAGAAAATTTAGATAAAATGATTAGAGAATACGAAGAAGGTGTAAATTAATGTTTAAAGGCTTAAGTGATAAATTACAGGAAACTTTTAAAAAGTTATCTGGTCAAAGTAAGATTACAGAAAGTAATATTACTGAGGCATTAAGAGAAGTAAGACTTGCTTTACTTGAAGCAGATGTTAACTACACAGTAGTTAAGAACTTTGTTTCAAGAATTAAAGAAAAAGCACAAGGACAAGAAGTAATTAAAGGAGTAAATCCAAGACAACAATTTATAAAAATAATAAATGATGAATTAGTAGAAGTTTTAGGTGGTCAA
It encodes:
- a CDS encoding TrkH family potassium uptake protein, which produces MNKKFMINIISKIVMIEGILLILPALVGFYYKEKDAFLFLALSIIVTLVTFLLSKIKPEHHKFYTKESLLIISFIWILWSLIGAIPLYVLSYTPKYIDAFFEIVSGFTTTGSTILTDIEVLSKSMLFWRSFTHWIGGMGVLVFVLAVIPLTDGSAMHLLRAEVPGPTVGKLVPKAKKTAMILYGIYFMLTLVEVILLMLGKMSLYEAMLHAFSTAGTGGFSTRNASIAAFNSAYIEYVMSIFMLLFGINFNIYFYLLIRNFTYVFKNEELRYYIGIIIFAVATITFNIKNSFDTIEQAFRAALFQVSAIITTTGFVTQDFNLWPSYSKILLVLLMIMGACAGSTGGGIKVSRVLILFKEIKLSIKKLINPRIVNLLSIDNKKIELDVRHGTLIFIILYCLICVLSIMLISLNNFDFETTVTAVLTTLGNTGPGLGAVGPVENFAKFSSFSKIILSINMLVGRLEILPVVFLFSPSIWKSVRSSNK
- the ylxM gene encoding YlxM family DNA-binding protein, giving the protein MKEIEEYIKYSILFIYYKELFSDKQKKYLSAYLEEDNSLTEIAEAFNVSRQAVFDNIKRGCKQLDKYESLLGVMEREENIIINLKWLRDNFSKENLDKMIREYEEGVN
- the brnQ gene encoding branched-chain amino acid transport system II carrier protein, encoding MKSLSKKDFRYISIMIFGLYFGAGNLIFPPFLGKEAGTNSIIALLFFSITAIIFPILGVIAISKFGDINKFSNMVGPLFTLIFTTSIYLTIGPGLAIPRNGSLSFEIAILPYISNINDIVIYRLIYTIIFFSIVYYLSMNPKKIVTTLGKILTPTLLLLILIMFLGVVFKPLNLTSPIGDYATGPSVKGFLQGYNTMDALAGLNFGITIAFSIKSLGIKDEKKITKITTQTGIVAGFILFIVYSMLTYIGASTAGIFPDTKTGADILVNVIKMNYGIIGTLILGAIFFIACLSVSVGLITSIGQYFHHTYPKISYRKWAILYILISFALANFGLQTILKISIPILLSIYPVSLVLILLGLFSSYFDNSRLVFKITIYITAIFSIGMVLNGYVNHILDPIFSYLPFYKVDLGWIVPTLIAFLLSLLIHKVKKNG
- a CDS encoding DNA alkylation repair protein, with amino-acid sequence MDKIKSFLFSKQEEKYKEFTKKLNPTLDEDKIIGVRVPELRKYAKEIYKEDREYVEEYLEKLPHKYLEEYQIHMYLLDNEKDINILIDKTEKVLKYIDNWPICDIGMGKISKKYPEIVEKKIFDWLKSDHTFTVRFAIVVLITNFIKQNFKIEHIKRLSKIKRDEYYINIAIAWYFAECYSKHEEEVLICLENKEIENVWVHNKTIQKIRESLKVEKGKKEYLKTLKIGAIKK